In Persicimonas caeni, a single window of DNA contains:
- a CDS encoding M20/M25/M40 family metallo-hydrolase produces MTTSPYLASVHDRIGGIPEVMGPWQLELLLAHGLDQNSTVVDIGCGTLRGGLHVIRHLEPGRYVGVDPLAELVEEGRKLVREAGLADKNPVLGCLSDLSNVTSRSADFVLTQSVLNHLGAEQVEATVARVASVLADDGKWLSTGRISEAVERVDEGQPHPRRPNERLDSVMGRAWFERLLSEHGLVIETLTGHPHPRGLDVFCVQRLDSTISARIESTLSQLLEWDTSPDGADCQVMAEWLESAAGELGFDTHRFGDAQAPLLIFRRSATGGGRGRVVMYNHYDVDHIEDGWNTPPLNLTQIDERWYGLGVADNKGVLAARLEALRDLDRAPEIWWLVQGEEESGSQTLRRYLEEHGLPDADWFLDENGKTDAEGSQRLLTYRQLADGKREPLTPEDLELVRRATRVAGEHRHVEVRPLNKALVPGGCAFQAALPAGSRYVGLGSNDGETRIHAPNESIPIDGAVKHWIQVRALLDNIAANGQ; encoded by the coding sequence ATGACGACATCGCCATACCTGGCATCTGTTCACGATCGCATAGGCGGCATTCCTGAAGTCATGGGGCCTTGGCAACTCGAGCTCCTGCTCGCCCATGGTCTCGACCAGAATTCGACCGTTGTCGACATCGGGTGTGGCACGCTGAGAGGCGGGCTCCATGTCATTCGACACTTGGAACCCGGCCGGTACGTCGGCGTTGACCCATTAGCAGAGCTCGTCGAGGAAGGACGCAAGCTCGTGCGGGAGGCTGGGCTGGCTGATAAGAACCCCGTGCTAGGCTGCCTATCGGACCTCTCGAACGTAACGTCTCGGTCGGCGGACTTTGTGCTCACTCAAAGCGTGTTGAACCATCTCGGCGCCGAGCAGGTCGAGGCTACGGTAGCACGCGTCGCCTCGGTACTCGCAGATGATGGCAAGTGGTTGTCGACGGGGCGGATCTCCGAGGCGGTCGAGCGCGTCGATGAAGGGCAACCGCACCCGAGGCGACCGAACGAACGGCTGGACAGCGTGATGGGGAGGGCGTGGTTCGAGAGGCTCCTGAGTGAGCATGGTCTCGTGATAGAGACCTTGACCGGACACCCTCATCCTCGCGGACTCGATGTGTTCTGCGTACAACGTCTAGATTCCACCATTTCTGCACGTATTGAGAGTACCCTCAGCCAACTTCTCGAGTGGGACACGTCGCCTGACGGAGCCGACTGCCAGGTGATGGCCGAGTGGCTGGAGAGCGCCGCCGGTGAACTTGGTTTTGACACGCACCGCTTTGGTGACGCGCAAGCCCCACTGCTGATCTTCCGACGTTCGGCGACCGGCGGTGGTCGGGGTCGCGTGGTGATGTACAACCACTACGATGTCGATCATATCGAAGATGGTTGGAACACTCCCCCACTCAACCTTACGCAAATCGACGAGCGCTGGTACGGCCTTGGCGTCGCCGACAACAAGGGAGTGTTAGCAGCACGTTTGGAGGCCCTGCGCGACCTCGATCGAGCTCCAGAGATATGGTGGCTGGTACAGGGCGAAGAGGAATCAGGTTCTCAGACGCTCAGACGGTATCTTGAAGAGCATGGTCTGCCGGACGCCGATTGGTTCCTCGATGAGAACGGTAAGACCGATGCGGAGGGGTCCCAGAGGTTGCTCACCTATCGCCAACTCGCCGACGGCAAGCGAGAGCCATTGACGCCAGAAGACCTGGAACTCGTACGTCGCGCCACGCGAGTGGCCGGTGAACATCGACACGTGGAGGTCCGGCCGCTCAATAAGGCGCTGGTACCCGGAGGGTGCGCCTTTCAAGCAGCGCTGCCTGCCGGCAGTCGATACGTGGGACTTGGCTCCAATGATGGTGAGACACGAATTCACGCACCGAATGAGTCGATTCCCATCGACGGAGCGGTCAAACACTGGATTCAGGTCCGGGCCCTCTTGGATAACATCGCAGCCAACGGTCAATGA
- a CDS encoding glycosyltransferase family 2 protein, with protein MDVTAVIPTRGDRPVMLIEAIESVERQIVEARKILVVVDASDESRQRVCELIGERPNLEVVATGGAKGVSVARNTGAELTQSEYIAFLDDDDLWRPGHLAAFLDDDFDVGLSAFWKQRRDVCVHEKTPPAVLHPRRFFATNGGCRGSNLLVRNEFFRSIGGFDPQLRAFNDVDFAIRASLVPGVRYRRNRSRDVVFRSHVGRRLSGAGSSAYREGAFCFYERYAAMMSSVERERFRVWIAKVGQISLAETKRWEPLHS; from the coding sequence ATGGATGTAACCGCAGTCATTCCCACACGCGGGGACCGGCCGGTGATGCTCATCGAAGCGATTGAGTCGGTGGAACGGCAAATCGTCGAGGCTAGGAAGATCCTGGTTGTTGTCGACGCGAGTGACGAATCACGACAGCGCGTTTGCGAACTCATCGGAGAACGGCCGAACCTGGAGGTCGTAGCGACTGGAGGGGCCAAAGGCGTGTCAGTCGCGCGCAATACGGGTGCAGAACTGACCCAGAGCGAGTACATCGCGTTTCTGGACGATGATGACCTCTGGCGACCCGGTCACTTGGCCGCCTTTTTGGATGATGACTTTGATGTCGGCTTGTCTGCGTTTTGGAAGCAACGCCGAGACGTGTGCGTGCACGAGAAGACGCCGCCTGCGGTCTTGCACCCCCGACGCTTTTTCGCGACGAACGGCGGTTGCCGGGGCAGCAACCTGTTAGTGCGAAACGAATTTTTCCGATCTATCGGAGGATTTGACCCTCAGCTTCGCGCTTTCAATGACGTTGACTTCGCCATTCGTGCCTCGCTGGTCCCCGGCGTCAGATACCGACGAAATCGTAGTCGAGACGTGGTTTTTCGTTCCCATGTCGGCCGCCGTCTGTCCGGGGCCGGCTCTTCGGCGTATCGCGAAGGCGCGTTTTGTTTCTATGAGCGATATGCCGCGATGATGAGCTCGGTCGAGCGCGAGCGATTTAGAGTGTGGATTGCCAAGGTGGGACAGATTTCTTTAGCCGAGACGAAACGATGGGAACCATTGCATTCGTAG
- a CDS encoding TIGR00725 family protein, whose translation MGTIAFVGGMVGDTLDGATHQGLRALKRAERVIFPGDWIGEELRGYFGERLRYGRELTADQVLDAFDGIEEGAVLYAGEPRVFTGRPGQFPSAATLAAQLEAGGHRVQWCTGCSLAQLAIDAAGVSLEVEREDALIVTPPLYGDGRGRHELAQHASTRATLVMLWAEDAGAEAWKILSGSRSRKTRVSIVSRLGMTDEHVHQGELGELEDHFSDLAMPSSIVVQPCPEMRRQRAPSELSETRPNGHRSSRRVAVAVVGSARATATDLANAETLGRELVDRGCTIVTGGLGGIMEAACRGARSSSSYVYGATVGVLPTYEPHDANEHCDIVVASGMNHARNVMVAASADVVAAVGGRAGTLSEIAFAWTLGRPVVAVAAEGWAKELAGRALDDRRDDVIHGPLSPVEAADCCARLGRNRKPERREF comes from the coding sequence ATGGGAACCATTGCATTCGTAGGAGGAATGGTCGGCGATACGCTCGACGGAGCCACGCACCAAGGATTGCGAGCGCTAAAGCGGGCAGAGCGCGTTATCTTTCCGGGAGACTGGATCGGCGAGGAACTCCGCGGGTACTTCGGCGAACGGCTCCGATATGGGCGTGAGTTGACTGCCGACCAAGTATTGGATGCCTTTGACGGCATTGAGGAAGGCGCTGTGCTCTACGCCGGTGAGCCACGGGTTTTTACTGGCCGCCCCGGCCAGTTCCCGTCTGCCGCAACGCTTGCAGCTCAGCTCGAGGCCGGCGGACACCGCGTGCAATGGTGCACCGGATGTTCACTAGCACAGCTCGCCATCGATGCCGCAGGCGTGTCGCTGGAGGTCGAGCGGGAGGACGCGCTCATCGTCACGCCGCCGCTCTATGGTGACGGACGTGGGCGTCACGAGCTCGCGCAGCACGCCTCAACTCGTGCGACATTGGTCATGCTGTGGGCGGAAGACGCCGGTGCGGAAGCTTGGAAGATACTTAGCGGTAGTCGATCCCGGAAGACGCGCGTTTCGATCGTATCCCGTCTCGGGATGACGGATGAGCATGTTCACCAAGGTGAGCTAGGTGAGCTCGAGGATCATTTTTCAGACCTCGCGATGCCTTCGTCCATTGTGGTGCAGCCATGCCCCGAGATGCGAAGGCAAAGAGCTCCGAGCGAGCTATCAGAGACGCGTCCGAACGGCCATCGAAGTTCCCGACGCGTTGCCGTCGCAGTGGTCGGTAGCGCTCGCGCGACCGCAACAGATTTGGCAAACGCGGAGACGCTCGGCCGCGAGCTCGTCGACCGAGGTTGCACCATCGTTACAGGCGGTCTTGGTGGAATCATGGAGGCTGCTTGTCGTGGGGCACGCTCCTCGTCGAGCTACGTTTACGGTGCGACCGTTGGTGTGCTGCCGACCTATGAGCCACATGACGCCAATGAGCACTGTGATATCGTCGTCGCCAGTGGCATGAACCACGCGCGGAACGTGATGGTAGCTGCCTCGGCAGATGTAGTCGCGGCTGTTGGAGGACGAGCTGGTACACTCAGCGAAATTGCCTTTGCTTGGACACTCGGGCGCCCCGTAGTCGCCGTGGCTGCGGAAGGATGGGCGAAGGAGCTGGCCGGGCGCGCCTTGGACGACAGGCGCGATGATGTAATCCACGGGCCCCTTTCGCCAGTTGAAGCAGCAGACTGCTGTGCGAGGCTTGGCAGAAATCGCAAGCCGGAGCGCAGAGAATTCTGA
- a CDS encoding polysaccharide deacetylase family protein, translated as MVELRIECFHRVLPSEARTSQWPYFARGSAMTVEEFDDRLAYLARHYEIVDEVQVAKLLDGEAASSRACWITFDDGYADVLDHAAPVAAKYGFRPSIFMTTRALSGEWWPPVDRWYSVLRQAERQLFRLSHDRIHECWELRTESGRERAVVGKLKSAYLDATPARQAEMLETLADEFDISDALAQVPAFLKSSDLVELSSMGWYVGPHGHQHRLLPLLAPEQLEAEVLHSVETLELLPLRNRSSWFAYSDGRHDPRVRHQVSRLLSSRGYRGALTIEGRPASGKSDLWSTPRFIA; from the coding sequence ATGGTTGAGTTGAGGATCGAGTGTTTTCACCGAGTGCTGCCGTCGGAGGCTCGAACGAGCCAATGGCCGTACTTCGCCCGCGGCTCGGCAATGACGGTAGAGGAGTTCGATGACCGACTTGCCTACCTGGCGCGTCACTACGAGATCGTCGACGAAGTTCAGGTTGCCAAGCTGCTAGACGGAGAGGCCGCTTCGAGCCGCGCGTGTTGGATCACGTTTGATGATGGGTACGCAGATGTCCTCGACCACGCAGCGCCTGTCGCCGCCAAGTATGGTTTTCGCCCCAGTATCTTCATGACCACACGGGCATTGAGCGGCGAGTGGTGGCCTCCCGTGGACCGCTGGTATTCGGTGCTGCGCCAGGCAGAACGGCAGCTATTTCGACTCTCACACGACAGAATTCACGAGTGCTGGGAGCTTCGCACTGAGTCAGGAAGAGAGCGAGCCGTCGTCGGTAAGCTCAAGTCGGCCTACTTGGACGCAACACCTGCTCGGCAGGCGGAGATGCTCGAGACGCTCGCCGACGAGTTCGACATAAGCGATGCATTGGCCCAGGTTCCTGCTTTCCTGAAAAGCAGTGATCTTGTCGAGCTGTCATCGATGGGATGGTACGTCGGGCCACACGGCCACCAACATCGATTGCTTCCGCTGTTAGCTCCAGAGCAACTCGAGGCGGAAGTCTTACATTCGGTCGAAACCCTCGAACTGCTTCCGTTGCGAAACCGGTCGAGTTGGTTCGCGTACAGCGATGGGCGGCACGACCCGCGTGTACGTCACCAAGTATCTAGGCTGCTTTCATCGCGTGGCTATCGAGGCGCGCTGACAATCGAAGGTCGCCCGGCAAGCGGTAAGAGCGACCTGTGGTCAACGCCTCGTTTCATTGCTTGA
- a CDS encoding SDR family oxidoreductase: MRYLVTGIAGFIGSHIAEALVERGHEVRGLDNFATGSRQNLEPFIEEIEFVEGDIRDLDTCRQVCQGVDYVIHQAALGSVPRSLRDPLTCHEVNATGTLHMLISARDAGVEAFVAASSSSVYGNTDTLPKHEGMKRRPLSPYAASKVAAENHLEIFASAYGLATVGLRYFNIFGPRQSPDGPYAAVIPRFIRQMRAGDTPTIFGDGEQSRDFTYVANAVRANLLAVERASQVAGTVINVGCGERISLNVLYRRIARQVGFDKGARQGDRRPGDVKHSLADITRACDLVGYSASIGLDEGLARTVEWFNGEWPDTSLAPPRRREHVTT; this comes from the coding sequence GTGCGTTATCTCGTCACCGGCATCGCAGGATTCATCGGAAGTCATATCGCTGAGGCCCTGGTCGAGCGAGGCCACGAGGTGCGCGGGCTCGATAACTTTGCCACCGGCTCGCGGCAAAACCTCGAACCCTTCATCGAGGAGATCGAGTTTGTCGAGGGAGACATTCGTGACCTCGATACCTGCCGGCAGGTTTGCCAGGGAGTCGATTACGTCATTCACCAAGCTGCGTTGGGCTCCGTTCCGCGCTCACTTCGTGATCCGCTGACATGTCACGAAGTGAACGCCACCGGAACACTTCACATGCTGATTTCAGCCCGTGATGCAGGAGTCGAAGCATTTGTCGCCGCGAGCAGCAGCTCTGTTTACGGCAACACCGACACGCTTCCCAAGCATGAGGGTATGAAGCGCCGGCCACTTAGCCCTTATGCCGCGAGCAAGGTCGCAGCCGAAAACCACCTAGAGATCTTTGCTAGTGCATACGGATTAGCGACGGTGGGTCTTCGCTACTTCAACATCTTCGGCCCACGACAATCTCCTGACGGACCCTACGCTGCTGTCATCCCCCGATTCATCCGGCAAATGCGGGCGGGTGACACGCCGACGATCTTTGGCGATGGAGAGCAAAGCCGCGACTTCACTTACGTAGCCAATGCTGTGCGGGCGAATCTCCTTGCGGTGGAGCGTGCTTCGCAAGTCGCAGGAACGGTCATCAATGTTGGTTGCGGCGAACGCATATCTCTCAATGTTCTCTACAGACGAATAGCGCGTCAGGTCGGTTTCGATAAGGGCGCGAGGCAGGGCGACCGGCGGCCTGGAGACGTGAAGCACAGTCTGGCGGACATTACTCGGGCGTGTGATTTGGTTGGCTACTCGGCTTCCATCGGCTTGGACGAAGGTCTTGCGCGTACAGTCGAGTGGTTCAATGGGGAGTGGCCAGACACTTCGCTCGCGCCGCCTCGTCGTCGGGAACATGTGACTACATGA